The following proteins are co-located in the Bacillota bacterium genome:
- a CDS encoding TRAP transporter large permease: protein MVPLLFGSLALMLLGATPIFLALGLSTLLVLIFASPLQPTIMVQRLFGGIDKFALMSMPFFILAANIMGAGGIADRILKWVQLFTGRMRGGAALTTELACMFFGALSGSSPATVAAIGGLMHPVLKKEKYGEGFSIGLITASGSVALIIPPSLTLIVYGAATGTSVGALFIGGIGAGIVYGLAFLVYCHYYAVKNNLPRGEKAGWREIVQVTKEAIWALGVPIIILGGIYAGVFTPTEAAGVSVVYAIFVSMFVYRELTWKQLLDICLVSAQTIAEVMVLVACASAFGWVLTIGEIPQKLAASILQFGSSPTAFLFIVNIILLIAGMFIDGTAAITILVPLFYPLALNIGINPVHLGVITITNLAMGMFTPPFGLNLFVGSQVCEVSVVEVIQGVMPFIAISLVALALITYIPEITLFLPRLVYGGV, encoded by the coding sequence ATGGTTCCTTTGCTTTTTGGTAGTCTAGCTTTGATGCTCTTAGGGGCCACCCCTATTTTTCTCGCACTGGGCTTATCTACACTGCTAGTACTGATATTTGCCTCCCCTCTTCAGCCGACAATTATGGTGCAACGCTTGTTTGGCGGCATTGATAAATTTGCTCTGATGTCCATGCCATTTTTTATCCTTGCCGCCAATATCATGGGCGCTGGCGGCATCGCTGACCGTATTCTGAAGTGGGTACAGCTCTTTACCGGCAGAATGCGTGGTGGCGCGGCTCTGACTACTGAGCTGGCCTGCATGTTTTTTGGGGCGCTTTCTGGATCCAGCCCAGCTACGGTGGCTGCTATCGGTGGCCTCATGCATCCGGTCTTAAAGAAGGAGAAGTACGGAGAAGGGTTTTCCATCGGCCTTATTACTGCCAGCGGGTCAGTTGCTCTTATCATACCGCCCAGCCTAACTCTTATTGTCTATGGTGCTGCCACGGGTACCTCAGTGGGCGCTCTTTTTATCGGCGGAATTGGGGCCGGTATTGTGTACGGTTTGGCGTTCCTAGTTTATTGCCATTACTATGCTGTCAAGAATAATCTGCCGCGGGGTGAAAAGGCTGGCTGGCGGGAGATTGTCCAGGTAACGAAGGAAGCTATTTGGGCTTTAGGAGTACCGATCATTATCTTAGGCGGTATCTATGCCGGGGTGTTTACCCCGACTGAGGCGGCAGGGGTTTCCGTTGTCTATGCTATTTTCGTAAGTATGTTTGTCTACAGGGAGTTAACTTGGAAACAATTGCTGGACATCTGCCTTGTTTCAGCCCAGACTATAGCGGAGGTAATGGTGCTGGTGGCATGCGCATCTGCTTTTGGCTGGGTGCTTACTATTGGGGAGATTCCACAAAAATTAGCTGCCAGCATTTTGCAGTTTGGTTCGTCGCCCACGGCATTCCTCTTTATTGTTAATATTATCCTTCTTATAGCCGGTATGTTTATCGACGGAACCGCTGCCATTACTATCCTGGTTCCGCTTTTTTACCCCCTAGCACTCAATATAGGGATTAATCCGGTTCATTTAGGGGTAATCACCATTACTAATCTAGCCATGGGCATGTTTACCCCTCCATTTGGGCTTAACCTATTTGTCGGCAGCCAGGTTTGTGAAGTGTCAGTGGTAGAGGTAATTCAAGGGGTTATGCCTTTCATTGCTATCAGTCTGGTTGCTTTGGCCTTGATAACGTATATACCTGAGATTACGCTGTTTCTGCCGCGATTGGTTTACGGCGGCGTTTAA
- a CDS encoding TRAP transporter small permease, with protein sequence MRQLLRLLHKFIDIFCAFGLLIVTVVLFANVVLRYFFRSGVHWSDEFIRYVMIWIAFIGLSIGIRKDKLMAVDLVLNYTGPVQMHIIRFINNSLGAVFGALLCYYGILSISTMSRSAQVSPALEIPMYVFYLVIPLSGALMTLEFTRGAIRSLTVNQTVELAEKEGGDI encoded by the coding sequence GTGAGACAATTACTTCGCCTATTGCACAAGTTTATAGACATCTTTTGTGCCTTTGGTTTGCTAATAGTGACGGTAGTGCTGTTTGCTAATGTAGTGCTGCGCTATTTCTTTCGTTCCGGGGTACATTGGTCTGATGAGTTTATCCGTTATGTTATGATTTGGATAGCGTTTATTGGCCTTAGTATCGGCATAAGAAAAGACAAGCTGATGGCAGTGGATCTTGTTCTAAATTACACTGGACCCGTTCAGATGCATATTATCAGATTCATTAATAACAGTCTCGGAGCTGTTTTCGGTGCTCTGCTGTGTTATTATGGAATATTGTCAATTAGTACCATGTCACGGTCTGCACAGGTGAGTCCGGCTCTGGAGATACCCATGTATGTTTTTTATCTGGTTATTCCTTTGTCAGGAGCACTGATGACACTGGAATTTACCCGTGGGGCCATCCGTTCGTTGACTGTTAACCAAACGGTAGAACTAGCGGAGAAGGAAGGGGGAGATATCTAA